Proteins from one Cryptomeria japonica chromosome 4, Sugi_1.0, whole genome shotgun sequence genomic window:
- the LOC131030327 gene encoding uncharacterized protein LOC131030327 produces the protein MYNSRQCNNHNDERRTNSGEIASNWNSRDRTNNVSNNRGNYGNNGNHGNNGNGNNRNGNNSNGGGNNENNGNNGENGNYQTKKRDDPKLCNPRATKKDEFSQIMDMLKDMKGKQNHNEKSSPYRGGKPMNYNRLRLHHMPYNTNWKDGKPMNANLSKETPDRLKKVNNLVEEYPWCEVYNLPHVAEKCMIAQGFAEEDYENEYEPIVNVLSSDPFWGRDEDSSKDEKSLDVQWRRESQQHNVQQVFTDDDADIPSLRRLFYNGELVHSLRKLIDEEKKAYTVVAIA, from the exons ATGTATAATTCTAGACAATGCAATAATCATAATGATGAAAGAAGAACTAATAGTGGGGAAATTGCTAGTAACTGGAATAGTAGAGATAGGACCAACAACGTAAGCAATAATAGAGGTAATTATGGTAATAATGGAAACCATGGAAACAATGGTAATGGGAACAATCGAAATGGAAATAACAGTAATGGTGGAGGTAACAATGAAAACAATGGTAATAATGGAGAAAATGGAAACTATCAAACTAAAAA gagagatgatccaaaattatGTAATCCCAGAGCAACGAAAAAGGATGAGTTTagccaaatcatggacatgctgaAAGATATGAAGGGTAAGCAAAACCATAATGAGAAGTCATCCCCATATAGAGGAGGTAAGCCAATGAATTACAATAGACTAAGATTGCATcacatgccatataatacaaactggaaagatggtaaaccGATGAATGCAAATTTGAGTAAAGAAACTCCTGATCGATTGAAGAAGGTAAACAATTTGGTGgaagaatatccatggtgtgaagtcTACAATTTACCCCATGTTGCAGAAAAATGTATGATTGCTCAGGGTTTTGCAGAAGAGGACTATGAGAATGAATATGAGCCTATAGTGAATGTACTTTCATCAGATCCATTTTGGGGTAGGGATGAGGATTCATCTAAGGATGAGAAATCATTAGATGTACAATGGAGAAGAGAGAGTCAACAACACAATGTACAACAAGTTTTTACCGATGATGATGCAGACATCCCATCCCTGAGGAGATTGTTCTATAATGGAGAGCTAGTGCATTCCTTGAGAAAATTaatagatgaagaaaagaaagcctaTACTGTGGTAGCAATAGCTTAG